A region from the Vibrio sp. SS-MA-C1-2 genome encodes:
- a CDS encoding YfaP family protein has product MIAHSQGNIFADQAYKTLTNIYNNSLSVIGVASASNDIRIDTPYQTAHDDRVINYLRSNLGARESNIENDLLPLYDYRDTLNHNFDIGYFRFPLPSRKNIDYFFWKAIEETTHPEPQVKDGLITATLTWGEEPDVDLHVIEPMGNMVFYGNRVGDVGELDVDDTSSYGPEHYYARCDSLLPGKYVFGVNYFKGNKKETAELQIKLDNAEGVST; this is encoded by the coding sequence ATGATTGCTCATAGTCAAGGGAATATTTTTGCTGACCAAGCATATAAAACATTAACCAATATATATAATAATAGTCTTTCTGTTATTGGCGTTGCCTCTGCCTCTAATGATATAAGAATAGATACTCCTTATCAAACAGCTCATGATGATAGAGTTATTAACTATTTAAGATCTAATTTAGGAGCAAGAGAAAGTAATATCGAAAATGATCTTCTTCCTCTTTATGATTATAGAGATACTTTGAACCACAATTTTGATATAGGATATTTCCGTTTTCCATTACCATCTAGAAAAAATATTGATTATTTTTTTTGGAAGGCTATAGAAGAAACGACTCATCCTGAACCACAAGTTAAAGATGGTTTGATCACCGCAACTCTTACTTGGGGAGAAGAACCTGATGTCGATCTCCATGTGATTGAGCCAATGGGTAATATGGTTTTTTATGGCAATAGAGTAGGAGATGTCGGTGAACTAGATGTTGATGATACCTCAAGTTATGGTCCTGAACACTATTATGCTCGCTGTGACTCACTGCTACCCGGAAAGTACGTTTTTGGGGTTAATTACTTTAAGGGAAATAAAAAAGAAACAGCAGAATTGCAGATAAAACTCGATAATGCAGAAGGTGTTTCTACATAG